One window from the genome of Kaistella carnis encodes:
- a CDS encoding DUF4133 domain-containing protein: MGYFLYKGLKKPLIFFGLKDKYIYYAMGSAVGGLVLVAILSSIFGLLGMIIGAAIGGAGVFLSYKTQDSKGLYNKTKNEEELHILPAKFKNAKLLSKK, from the coding sequence GTGGGCTACTTTCTATATAAGGGGCTTAAAAAACCCCTTATTTTCTTCGGATTGAAAGATAAATACATCTACTACGCAATGGGATCGGCAGTAGGTGGACTGGTTCTCGTAGCAATACTTTCTTCAATATTCGGACTGTTAGGAATGATCATCGGAGCGGCAATCGGAGGAGCCGGAGTTTTTTTGAGTTATAAAACACAGGATTCTAAAGGACTTTACAACAAGACTAAAAACGAAGAAGAATTGCACATCCTGCCTGCCAAATTCAAAAATGCAAAACTTTTATCTAAAAAATAA
- a CDS encoding type I restriction endonuclease subunit R: MAAVISEDHIEQVIIQEFVDIGYEYINGVEISPEGLYQEREYNEVVLKNRLQEAIAKINPTIPYEAREEALKKVLRSDSPELFQNNYQFHQYLTDGVDIEYRKENRIAGDKVWLVDYENPLNNEFLVVNQFTVIEGNVNKRPDVILFVNGLPLIVIELKNAADENADVNAAFNQLQTYKKTIPSLFQYNALLIASDGWDALYGSLTSPKQFFVPWKSIDGELIADEHIPQMEVMVKGMLNKTVILDLIRHFTIFHQNKEFLTKIVPRYHQYFAVNKAVTATIKATAENGDQRAGVIWHTQGSGKSLSMAFYAGKLVLALNNPTLVILTDRNDLDDQLFDTFSMSQDILRQTPVQAENRDHLKKILSVSSGGIVFTTIQKFLPEIEQKIDLGNGKFKNIKGDFDELSDRRNIVVIADEAHRSQYDFIDGFAKHMRDALPNASFIGFTGTPIENTDKNTQAVFGDYIDVYDIQQAVEDGATVRIFYENRLAKIILKEEHKYKIDEQLNLVAEEMSDYGEREEGISDDIENKKAKWARLEAIVGNPDRLKLIASDIVKHFEARNEILEGKAMIVCMSRRIAVELYAEIIKIKPDWHSDDDAEGVIKVVMTGSSSDPLDFQPHVRNKKKRKALGERLKDENDSLKIAIVRDMWLTGFDAPSLHTLYVDKPMKGHNLMQAIARVNRVYKDKEGGLVVDYIGIATDLKKALSVYVESGGKGKPAFDQEEAASVMMTKYEIVAQMFSEQPVDKSEFKGFDYQSFFTMTHKEKLYFPIKAANYILGLEDGKARYTNAVTALSKSFAISVPHPFTIDIRDEVGLFQAIKSRIVKVTQSGKAKSDEEIETAIKQILSDAVVAEEVIDIFDAAGIKKPDISILSDEFLAEVKGMKHKNLAFELLKKLLNDEVKTRQKTNMVQSKKFSEMIENAVRKYQNNLISSAEVIQELINLAKDIKEADRRGEDLGLDFREFAFYSALEVNDSAVSILGDDILRHIARELVDTIRSNSSIDWTVRENVQAKMRIAVKKILRKHGYPPDLEVKATETVLEQAKLMAGSLSEQL; encoded by the coding sequence ATGGCAGCAGTTATATCCGAAGATCACATAGAGCAGGTTATCATTCAGGAATTTGTAGATATTGGCTATGAATATATTAATGGGGTAGAAATTTCACCGGAAGGGCTTTATCAGGAAAGAGAATATAACGAAGTCGTCTTAAAAAACCGCTTGCAGGAAGCCATTGCAAAAATAAACCCTACCATTCCTTACGAAGCTCGGGAAGAAGCCCTGAAAAAAGTTTTGCGTTCGGACAGCCCGGAATTATTTCAGAATAATTACCAGTTCCACCAATACCTAACCGATGGTGTTGATATAGAATACCGCAAAGAAAATAGAATTGCCGGTGACAAAGTTTGGTTGGTTGATTATGAAAATCCATTAAACAATGAATTTTTAGTCGTCAATCAATTTACCGTAATCGAAGGAAACGTCAACAAAAGACCTGATGTGATTCTGTTCGTAAACGGTTTGCCATTAATAGTAATTGAGCTTAAAAATGCGGCAGATGAGAACGCAGATGTAAATGCGGCTTTCAACCAGTTGCAAACCTATAAAAAAACCATTCCGAGTTTATTTCAGTACAATGCCTTACTCATTGCATCAGACGGTTGGGATGCTTTGTACGGTTCGCTTACTTCTCCCAAGCAGTTTTTCGTTCCGTGGAAATCAATTGACGGGGAATTAATTGCTGACGAGCATATTCCGCAAATGGAAGTAATGGTGAAAGGTATGCTGAATAAAACGGTGATTTTAGATTTGATCCGCCATTTTACAATTTTTCACCAAAACAAAGAATTCTTAACGAAGATCGTTCCGCGCTATCATCAATATTTTGCGGTAAACAAGGCGGTAACCGCGACCATAAAAGCAACTGCAGAAAATGGTGATCAAAGAGCGGGTGTTATTTGGCACACGCAGGGAAGTGGCAAAAGTTTGTCGATGGCATTTTACGCAGGAAAATTGGTTTTAGCTTTAAATAATCCAACCTTGGTGATCTTGACGGATAGAAATGATTTGGATGATCAGCTGTTCGATACTTTTTCCATGAGTCAGGATATTTTGAGACAGACCCCTGTGCAGGCGGAAAACAGAGACCATCTGAAAAAGATATTGTCTGTTTCTTCGGGAGGAATTGTTTTTACCACGATCCAAAAATTTCTACCGGAAATCGAACAGAAAATCGATTTAGGAAACGGTAAATTCAAAAATATAAAGGGAGATTTCGACGAATTATCAGACCGCAGAAACATTGTGGTGATTGCAGATGAAGCGCACAGAAGTCAGTACGATTTTATTGACGGTTTTGCCAAACATATGCGAGATGCGTTGCCTAACGCTTCTTTCATTGGGTTTACAGGAACTCCAATAGAAAACACGGATAAAAATACGCAGGCCGTGTTTGGTGATTATATCGATGTTTATGATATTCAGCAAGCAGTAGAAGATGGCGCAACGGTAAGAATTTTTTATGAAAACAGATTAGCAAAAATTATCTTAAAAGAAGAACACAAATATAAAATTGACGAGCAACTTAATTTGGTTGCCGAAGAAATGTCGGATTATGGAGAAAGGGAGGAAGGTATAAGTGATGACATTGAAAACAAAAAAGCAAAATGGGCAAGACTGGAAGCTATTGTTGGAAATCCCGACCGACTAAAACTGATTGCCAGCGATATTGTAAAACATTTCGAAGCGCGAAACGAAATTTTAGAAGGTAAAGCGATGATTGTCTGTATGAGCCGAAGAATTGCGGTGGAACTGTATGCAGAAATAATTAAAATTAAACCGGATTGGCACAGCGATGATGATGCAGAAGGCGTAATAAAAGTCGTTATGACAGGTTCGTCCTCCGATCCGCTGGACTTTCAACCTCATGTAAGAAACAAGAAGAAAAGAAAAGCATTAGGTGAGCGGTTGAAAGATGAAAATGACAGTCTGAAAATTGCTATAGTTCGCGATATGTGGCTTACCGGGTTCGATGCACCGAGTTTGCACACTCTATATGTGGATAAACCCATGAAAGGTCATAATCTGATGCAGGCAATCGCAAGGGTTAATCGGGTTTACAAAGATAAAGAAGGTGGATTGGTGGTTGATTATATTGGGATTGCCACAGATTTGAAAAAAGCACTTTCAGTTTATGTAGAAAGCGGCGGAAAAGGGAAACCTGCATTTGACCAGGAAGAAGCCGCTTCTGTAATGATGACCAAATATGAGATTGTGGCGCAGATGTTTTCGGAACAACCTGTAGATAAATCAGAATTTAAAGGATTTGATTATCAGTCATTCTTTACGATGACACACAAGGAAAAATTATACTTTCCGATAAAAGCAGCGAACTATATTTTGGGATTAGAAGATGGAAAAGCACGGTATACAAATGCGGTAACCGCGTTAAGTAAATCCTTCGCAATTTCAGTACCGCATCCATTTACAATTGATATTCGTGATGAAGTTGGATTGTTCCAGGCGATCAAATCAAGAATTGTAAAAGTCACCCAAAGTGGAAAAGCGAAAAGTGACGAAGAAATAGAAACCGCTATAAAACAGATTTTATCTGACGCTGTAGTGGCAGAGGAAGTGATTGATATTTTTGATGCCGCCGGTATTAAGAAGCCGGATATTTCAATTTTGTCAGATGAGTTTTTGGCAGAAGTGAAAGGAATGAAACACAAAAACCTCGCTTTTGAACTGCTGAAAAAGTTGCTGAATGATGAAGTGAAAACGCGACAGAAAACAAATATGGTACAATCGAAAAAGTTTTCAGAAATGATAGAAAACGCCGTCCGTAAATACCAAAATAATCTGATTTCGTCGGCAGAAGTTATTCAGGAATTAATCAATCTTGCAAAAGATATTAAAGAGGCAGATAGAAGAGGAGAAGATTTGGGTTTAGATTTTAGAGAGTTTGCTTTTTACTCCGCTTTGGAAGTGAATGACAGTGCAGTTTCCATCTTGGGAGACGATATTCTGCGGCACATTGCCAGAGAATTGGTAGATACCATCAGAAGCAACTCCAGTATTGACTGGACAGTTCGTGAAAATGTACAAGCCAAGATGAGAATTGCTGTGAAGAAAATCCTCCGGAAGCACGGTTATCCACCAGATTTGGAAGTGAAAGCAACGGAGACGGTTTTGGAGCAGGCGAAATTGATGGCGGGGAGTTTAAGTGAACAGTTATAA
- a CDS encoding relaxase/mobilization nuclease domain-containing protein, producing the protein MIVKMMPAAGASFPGVNYHDKKINSGKGELMLMKNFPSFINESSDKQQVRDYLRAISIVNKKIIKPQFHAMISTKFQEHSKEELTEIAENFMREMGYGDQPFTVVFHNDTDNNHVHIVSTRVDKTTAKKINDSFEKLKSQEALIKTLEKLYNIKPDEELENLLKYKVSTINQLKLLLERNGFVMIKNKLDEKAFDILKNGVKQRTINSEQIDFETNKNDSRKNQIKAILIKYKAIHSNKVFKVEDSRKQKSVIPENQDKSEQDKTKVKVEFESELQEKMRTLFGIDIVFHQKDNFQPFGYTLIDHKSGRIYKGSEVLKMNELFEFTNEKIDKQLFEILKDYHIPDEESKSVLLKFLRKTKPEIKLQKFMLFENKKNKDLETYRKIQKEVKHHVRNSLSNRNDKQTVSIVKSENGKFYAISQEHHFIGKLQNLIGEKEYQNFLNPQKEVAGKVMKAVDEMFFELMKISGTAKDPGENELKKRRKKRK; encoded by the coding sequence ATGATCGTGAAGATGATGCCGGCAGCAGGTGCAAGTTTTCCCGGAGTGAATTACCACGATAAGAAAATAAATAGCGGAAAAGGAGAATTAATGCTGATGAAAAACTTTCCTTCTTTCATTAATGAGTCAAGTGATAAGCAACAGGTGAGAGATTATTTGAGAGCGATTTCAATAGTAAACAAAAAGATCATTAAGCCGCAATTTCATGCGATGATTTCTACAAAGTTTCAGGAGCACTCTAAAGAAGAATTAACAGAAATCGCGGAGAACTTTATGAGAGAAATGGGTTACGGAGATCAGCCTTTCACAGTCGTCTTTCATAATGACACAGATAACAATCACGTCCACATCGTTTCAACAAGAGTTGATAAGACAACTGCGAAAAAGATCAATGATAGTTTTGAAAAATTAAAATCACAGGAAGCATTAATTAAAACACTTGAAAAACTGTACAACATAAAACCTGATGAAGAACTTGAAAATTTATTGAAATATAAAGTCAGCACCATTAATCAATTAAAACTATTGCTGGAGAGAAATGGCTTTGTAATGATTAAAAATAAACTGGATGAAAAGGCTTTTGATATTCTGAAAAATGGAGTGAAGCAAAGAACAATAAACAGTGAGCAAATAGATTTTGAGACTAATAAAAATGACAGCAGGAAGAATCAGATAAAAGCAATTTTAATTAAATACAAAGCAATTCATTCAAATAAAGTATTTAAAGTTGAAGATAGCAGAAAGCAAAAATCTGTGATACCAGAAAATCAGGATAAAAGTGAACAGGATAAAACTAAAGTAAAAGTAGAGTTTGAAAGTGAATTGCAGGAAAAAATGCGAACCCTTTTTGGGATAGACATCGTGTTTCATCAAAAAGATAATTTTCAACCTTTTGGATACACCTTAATTGATCACAAATCGGGAAGAATTTACAAAGGAAGCGAGGTTTTAAAAATGAATGAACTATTCGAGTTTACCAATGAGAAAATTGATAAACAATTATTTGAAATTTTGAAAGATTATCACATTCCAGACGAAGAATCAAAATCAGTGCTTTTAAAATTTTTGCGGAAAACTAAACCAGAAATCAAACTGCAGAAATTCATGCTTTTCGAGAATAAAAAAAATAAAGATCTCGAAACCTATCGAAAAATTCAGAAAGAAGTAAAACATCATGTTAGAAATAGTTTAAGTAATAGGAATGATAAGCAAACAGTTTCCATTGTGAAAAGTGAAAACGGTAAGTTTTACGCAATCAGTCAGGAACATCATTTCATAGGGAAACTGCAAAATTTAATTGGAGAAAAGGAGTATCAGAATTTTTTAAATCCTCAAAAGGAAGTTGCGGGAAAAGTTATGAAAGCGGTTGATGAAATGTTTTTTGAATTGATGAAAATTTCAGGAACAGCAAAAGATCCCGGAGAAAATGAATTGAAAAAGAGAAGAAAAAAACGAAAATAG
- a CDS encoding DUF4134 family protein, with the protein MMKKSLTAFIVLFSISATFAQSGGSAALGAAATTISGYINDLGLLIYAIGAIVGTVGGIRIYNKWTNGDQDINKEIVGWGGACIFLLLVPTFIAAIF; encoded by the coding sequence ATGATGAAAAAAAGTTTAACAGCCTTTATTGTACTGTTTTCAATCAGTGCAACATTTGCGCAATCAGGAGGTAGTGCGGCGTTAGGTGCTGCAGCAACAACCATTTCAGGATACATCAATGATCTTGGATTACTGATTTACGCAATTGGTGCTATTGTAGGAACGGTGGGTGGAATCAGAATTTACAACAAATGGACAAACGGTGATCAGGACATCAACAAAGAGATTGTTGGTTGGGGTGGTGCCTGTATTTTCTTATTGTTGGTTCCGACATTTATCGCTGCCATTTTCTAG
- a CDS encoding ParA family protein translates to MIITFATQKGGTGKTTLAIAFANYISAISERNINVFDFDYQKSFYQKWKEDEELDLPKLYDVETIGEEVEQPFSDFETILDLKDNDDINLFDLAGTLDAKYSDLLIYSDFIIIPFEYSDVSAKSTLVFVNFLGILESQSERIFIRSKYDKGYKYLNQEGMDAEIKKYGTLIKSPVFKRNCLQTIDTRKLTYEQKYAVKNSFNEIITCINENLDTNI, encoded by the coding sequence ATGATAATCACTTTTGCAACCCAAAAAGGAGGAACCGGAAAAACAACCCTCGCTATTGCTTTTGCGAATTATATTTCGGCAATCTCTGAACGGAATATCAATGTTTTCGATTTTGATTATCAGAAATCATTTTACCAGAAATGGAAAGAAGACGAAGAATTGGATTTGCCGAAATTATATGATGTGGAAACTATCGGAGAAGAAGTCGAGCAGCCATTTTCAGATTTTGAAACAATTCTGGATTTGAAAGATAACGACGATATCAACCTGTTTGATTTGGCAGGAACGCTAGATGCAAAGTACAGTGATCTGTTAATTTACAGTGACTTTATCATCATTCCATTTGAGTATTCAGATGTGTCTGCAAAATCAACTTTAGTGTTTGTCAATTTTTTAGGAATACTGGAAAGTCAGTCAGAACGAATTTTTATCCGCTCGAAATACGATAAGGGCTACAAATATCTGAATCAGGAAGGAATGGATGCTGAAATAAAAAAATATGGAACATTAATAAAAAGCCCTGTTTTTAAAAGAAACTGTCTGCAAACAATCGACACCAGAAAATTGACTTACGAGCAGAAATATGCAGTTAAAAATTCCTTTAACGAAATAATAACCTGTATTAATGAAAACCTGGATACCAATATTTAA
- a CDS encoding toll/interleukin-1 receptor domain-containing protein, with protein sequence MDLKKVFISYSWGDKAHQDWVQNLGTRLINDGIDVTLDRWSAKEGHDITFFMETMVKKDLYDRVLIISDEKYSKKADNRDGGVGIETQIITPSIYKDGKQEKFLPLVVERDESDNVYLPIFLQNRLYFDFSKEEYFEETYENLVRNIYDAPQIVKPKLGNKPSYITDDQSIVNSNTSFLVRSLENQLSKNPNRINSLAQEFIDDFKSNLFEFRLNLENGITFLDAGKKSVDKIHEYRNLREDFIQFLQIITKTEYNFDVDIVKSLFEEKDVYNRPQDVNLRSWSTAEYQHYKFIFHELFIYVVAICLKNQNYNALAEFLHSPYFYQNSNIREIKAQKFIEIREHPEILNEYYKQEFNKISGSAELMISNLSDKLNKQLFIQADLLLHYIDELNNNDVLSYKKWFPVTYIYKGEELSNTFFSKLVSKKYFEKLKIVFDVDSIESFKEILIDYKANNEKQSRRNPSFGNGPWHGVPFIYDLFKIEEIGIYK encoded by the coding sequence ATGGATTTAAAAAAAGTTTTTATTTCATACAGTTGGGGAGATAAAGCTCACCAAGATTGGGTGCAAAATTTAGGTACACGATTAATTAATGATGGCATCGATGTAACATTAGATAGGTGGAGTGCGAAAGAAGGACACGACATTACTTTTTTTATGGAAACAATGGTTAAAAAAGATCTATATGATCGAGTCTTAATTATATCTGATGAGAAATATAGTAAAAAAGCAGATAATAGAGATGGTGGAGTTGGAATAGAAACTCAAATTATAACACCTTCAATTTATAAGGATGGTAAACAAGAAAAATTTTTACCGTTAGTTGTAGAGCGAGATGAAAGTGATAATGTTTATTTGCCGATATTTTTACAAAACAGATTATATTTCGATTTTTCAAAAGAAGAATATTTTGAAGAAACTTATGAGAATTTGGTTCGAAACATTTATGATGCGCCACAGATTGTTAAACCGAAATTAGGAAATAAACCTTCCTATATTACAGATGATCAATCAATAGTGAATAGCAATACTTCTTTCCTTGTAAGGTCATTGGAAAATCAATTGTCTAAAAATCCTAATAGAATTAACAGTTTAGCACAAGAATTTATTGATGATTTTAAAAGTAATTTGTTTGAATTCAGGTTAAATTTGGAAAATGGAATTACATTTTTGGATGCCGGCAAGAAGTCAGTGGATAAGATACATGAATACAGGAATTTACGTGAAGATTTTATTCAATTCCTTCAAATCATAACTAAAACTGAATATAATTTTGACGTGGATATTGTAAAATCTTTATTCGAAGAAAAGGATGTCTATAATAGGCCACAGGATGTAAATTTGAGAAGTTGGTCAACGGCAGAATACCAGCACTACAAATTTATTTTTCATGAACTTTTTATTTATGTAGTTGCAATATGCTTAAAGAATCAAAATTATAATGCTTTAGCAGAATTTTTACACTCACCGTATTTTTATCAGAACAGTAATATTAGAGAAATTAAAGCGCAAAAATTTATAGAAATTCGGGAACACCCTGAAATATTGAATGAGTACTATAAACAGGAATTTAATAAAATTAGTGGTTCTGCGGAACTAATGATTAGTAACCTTTCGGATAAACTAAATAAACAACTATTTATTCAAGCAGATCTTTTGTTACATTATATTGATGAGTTAAATAATAATGATGTTTTGTCATACAAAAAATGGTTTCCAGTTACTTATATTTATAAAGGTGAGGAATTATCCAATACTTTTTTTAGCAAACTAGTTTCAAAAAAATATTTTGAAAAGTTAAAGATTGTTTTTGATGTAGATAGTATAGAGTCTTTCAAGGAAATTCTAATCGATTACAAAGCAAATAATGAAAAGCAATCTAGAAGAAATCCAAGTTTTGGTAATGGTCCTTGGCATGGTGTACCTTTTATTTATGACCTTTTTAAAATCGAAGAAATTGGTATTTATAAATAG
- a CDS encoding TraG family conjugative transposon ATPase, with amino-acid sequence MNLKKKTFEIPFIGYDYGKDNKWNFDALIGQFGNPIIGIQIKNNVEQYSADPDAYLQFHTILNQVVAIIGENHIVQKIDIFSKQTYVAEKSTEFLQHKYSEHFDGRLFKTIDTLLLFTDIVDQNTKKNTYKYSAKSYKVLRDKCLKIFMLLSQNECDPQFLKEKDLEYYINGVLSMNFSKTPSFNNIKATSEHLIIGDKFVKTISFVDVERIELPSEIETYSFLGGNGSASETAVDNFSFINELDDYKTIIYNQIISIPQQSSKQRELEKKKKKHEGVANNSPSNAIVAEEIDDLLHNIAMDGQLIVDAHFSMCYSTDSLEKMEEIQSLIENKLFMKGIIVSQNSYNQLELFRCCIPGNAVELKTYDLFTTTSEAALCFFFKESYPVNEDSNFYLRFTDRQGVPLKIDPSDLPMKTGRINNRNKFVLGPSGSGKSFLMNNIVEQYLTYNYDVIIVDTGDSYSGLCAYKGGRYIQYTEEKPITMNPFLMDKNEFNIEKIEFLTNLVFLIWQGADSTMSSTQKSILDNVLMSYYHQFFNGGTDWFENKTSEELFQYLRKYNIHEEDIVAEYEQDLKENQNYYDVLEIAFNATATDIRDQGRKLISLHHPDKNVSNPDYDPSKFYQVFEAYETLNDAERRKIYDETQLIITKTKSIIKRPENSDEWQHAIRNALIKRITELEEKLTVPELSFNSFYDYCDQFLPIYLNNKKHKIDESEFKLRTFLFVLKDFYKGGRYGTTLNENADNTLFDEPFIVFEIDNVKDNPKLFPIVTLIIMDTFIQKMRLRKDRRKALIIEEAWKAIASKLMGGYILYLYKTVRKFWGEAVVVTQELDDIIGNTVVKDSIINNSDTFILLDQTKFKDNFDKIASLLSLNKVEQNKIFTINNLNNKFGRSRFKEFYIKRGSKGEVYGNEVSLEQYLTYTTEKPEKIAIEYYAEHCENYDKALQLFVKDFTILDDKMENMVGLVNLYKQPLNEDVIEYYKQLQQQYSDQNILKIIDQVLVDRQMNLKELVESKKFEYEKV; translated from the coding sequence ATGAACTTAAAGAAAAAGACATTTGAAATTCCTTTTATCGGTTACGACTACGGGAAAGACAACAAATGGAATTTTGATGCACTTATCGGTCAGTTTGGAAATCCAATTATTGGAATTCAGATCAAAAATAACGTTGAACAATATTCTGCGGATCCAGATGCCTATCTTCAATTTCATACTATTTTGAATCAGGTTGTTGCAATTATTGGCGAAAATCATATTGTTCAAAAGATTGATATTTTCAGTAAACAAACTTATGTTGCTGAAAAATCTACCGAATTTCTACAACATAAATATTCAGAACATTTCGACGGAAGATTATTTAAAACCATAGACACGCTTTTACTTTTCACGGATATTGTAGATCAAAACACAAAGAAAAATACCTACAAATATTCTGCAAAATCTTACAAAGTTTTGCGCGATAAATGTCTGAAAATATTCATGCTTCTCTCTCAAAACGAATGTGATCCTCAATTTTTAAAGGAGAAAGATTTAGAGTATTACATCAATGGAGTTCTCTCAATGAACTTTTCCAAAACGCCTTCATTTAACAATATCAAAGCCACCAGTGAGCATTTGATTATTGGAGATAAGTTCGTAAAAACAATCAGTTTTGTAGATGTAGAAAGGATAGAACTTCCTTCTGAAATTGAAACTTATTCCTTTTTAGGTGGTAATGGATCTGCGTCTGAAACTGCAGTAGATAATTTTTCTTTTATCAATGAACTGGATGATTACAAGACTATCATTTACAATCAAATAATTTCTATTCCACAGCAATCTTCTAAACAGAGGGAACTGGAAAAGAAGAAAAAGAAGCACGAAGGAGTTGCAAATAATTCCCCTTCCAATGCTATTGTAGCAGAAGAAATTGATGACCTGCTGCATAATATCGCTATGGACGGTCAACTGATTGTAGATGCGCATTTTTCAATGTGCTACTCCACAGATTCTTTGGAAAAAATGGAAGAAATCCAATCGTTAATTGAAAACAAATTGTTCATGAAGGGAATAATCGTTTCGCAAAATTCCTACAACCAGTTGGAACTATTTCGATGTTGTATTCCGGGCAATGCGGTGGAATTAAAAACATACGATCTTTTTACAACGACAAGCGAAGCGGCCTTGTGTTTTTTTTTTAAAGAAAGTTACCCGGTGAACGAAGATTCTAATTTCTACCTGCGATTTACCGATCGACAGGGTGTTCCATTAAAGATAGATCCTTCAGATTTACCAATGAAAACCGGCAGAATAAATAACAGAAATAAGTTTGTACTTGGTCCATCCGGTTCTGGTAAATCTTTCTTGATGAATAATATCGTGGAGCAATACCTCACTTACAATTATGATGTAATTATTGTTGATACAGGTGATTCCTATTCCGGACTTTGCGCGTATAAAGGTGGAAGGTATATTCAATACACGGAAGAAAAGCCAATCACGATGAATCCATTTCTAATGGACAAAAACGAGTTCAATATTGAAAAAATTGAATTTTTAACCAATCTTGTTTTTCTCATTTGGCAAGGTGCAGATTCTACGATGAGTTCTACACAAAAATCCATTTTAGATAATGTTTTGATGTCTTATTATCATCAGTTTTTCAATGGAGGAACTGATTGGTTTGAGAACAAAACTTCAGAAGAATTATTTCAGTACCTGCGAAAATATAATATTCATGAAGAGGACATTGTTGCTGAATATGAACAAGATTTAAAGGAAAATCAGAATTATTATGATGTTTTAGAAATTGCTTTTAATGCTACGGCAACTGACATTAGAGATCAGGGAAGAAAATTAATTTCATTACATCATCCCGATAAAAACGTAAGTAATCCGGATTATGATCCTTCTAAATTTTATCAAGTTTTTGAAGCCTACGAAACTTTAAATGATGCAGAAAGAAGGAAGATCTATGATGAAACACAACTCATTATTACAAAGACAAAAAGCATTATCAAACGTCCTGAAAATAGTGATGAATGGCAACATGCAATTAGAAATGCATTGATAAAAAGAATTACAGAACTGGAAGAGAAATTAACTGTTCCAGAATTATCATTCAATAGTTTTTATGATTACTGCGATCAGTTTTTACCGATTTATTTGAATAATAAAAAGCATAAAATTGATGAGAGTGAATTCAAACTGCGAACGTTTCTCTTTGTTTTAAAGGATTTTTATAAAGGTGGAAGATATGGAACAACACTTAATGAAAATGCAGACAATACTTTGTTTGATGAGCCTTTTATTGTTTTTGAGATTGATAACGTAAAAGATAATCCGAAGTTATTTCCAATCGTTACGCTCATTATCATGGACACTTTCATTCAAAAAATGAGATTACGGAAAGACAGAAGGAAAGCCTTAATTATTGAAGAAGCCTGGAAAGCAATTGCTTCAAAACTAATGGGTGGATATATTCTTTATCTCTATAAAACGGTAAGAAAATTCTGGGGAGAAGCAGTGGTGGTAACGCAGGAGTTGGATGATATCATTGGAAACACAGTGGTGAAGGATTCTATCATTAATAATTCTGATACATTCATTCTACTGGATCAGACAAAATTCAAGGATAATTTCGATAAAATCGCTTCATTGCTTTCTTTAAATAAGGTCGAACAGAATAAAATATTCACCATTAATAATCTGAATAACAAATTTGGAAGAAGTCGCTTCAAAGAATTTTATATCAAGCGCGGATCCAAAGGAGAAGTCTATGGAAATGAAGTTTCACTCGAACAATATCTTACGTACACCACAGAAAAGCCCGAAAAAATCGCCATTGAATATTACGCAGAACACTGTGAAAATTATGATAAAGCGCTTCAATTATTTGTAAAAGATTTTACAATCCTTGATGATAAAATGGAAAATATGGTGGGGCTGGTTAATCTTTACAAGCAACCATTAAATGAAGATGTGATTGAATATTACAAACAACTACAACAGCAATACAGCGATCAAAATATTTTAAAAATTATTGACCAGGTATTGGTTGACAGGCAAATGAATCTCAAAGAACTCGTTGAATCCAAAAAATTTGAATATGAAAAAGTTTAG